The Caldicellulosiruptor changbaiensis genome has a segment encoding these proteins:
- a CDS encoding SDR family NAD(P)-dependent oxidoreductase, giving the protein MNLSNKKVLVTGAGGFIGSHLVEELVRLGANVLAFVHYNSFNRWGWLETLDREIIREIEIYVGDVRDYDSVKKAVKGKDVVFHLAALISIPYSYQTPMAFYKTNVEGTLNVLEACMENDVQKLIHTSTSEVYGTALYIPIDENHPLQAQSPYSASKIAADKAVESFVNSYDLNATIVRPFNTYGPRQSARAIIPTVITQILGGVKNIRVGNIQTIRDFNYVKDTVRGFIKAAEYDGGKGEVYNIGSGKEISIKNLIHLISEVIGVEVEVVVDEKRIRPDKSEVMRLCCDNSKAKIKLGWYPQYDLKAGLIETVNWFRDNYNLYKWEIYNI; this is encoded by the coding sequence GTGAATTTAAGTAATAAGAAAGTTCTTGTTACAGGAGCAGGTGGTTTTATTGGAAGTCATTTGGTAGAAGAATTAGTAAGATTAGGTGCAAATGTTTTGGCTTTTGTTCATTACAACTCGTTTAATAGATGGGGTTGGCTTGAGACTTTAGATAGGGAGATTATAAGGGAGATAGAGATTTATGTAGGAGATGTTAGAGATTATGATTCTGTAAAAAAAGCAGTGAAGGGGAAAGATGTAGTTTTTCACTTAGCTGCTTTGATTTCCATACCTTATTCTTATCAAACTCCTATGGCTTTTTACAAAACAAATGTGGAAGGAACTTTAAATGTTTTAGAAGCATGTATGGAGAATGACGTTCAAAAACTTATTCACACTTCAACCAGTGAGGTGTATGGAACAGCTTTGTATATTCCAATAGACGAAAATCATCCTCTACAGGCACAGTCACCTTATTCGGCTTCAAAGATTGCAGCTGATAAAGCAGTAGAAAGTTTTGTTAACTCGTATGATCTAAATGCTACGATTGTTCGTCCATTTAATACTTATGGACCAAGGCAGTCTGCAAGAGCTATTATTCCTACGGTTATAACTCAGATTTTAGGTGGAGTGAAGAATATAAGAGTAGGTAATATCCAAACCATAAGGGATTTTAATTATGTAAAGGACACGGTAAGGGGTTTTATAAAAGCGGCAGAGTATGACGGGGGCAAAGGTGAAGTGTATAATATCGGCTCTGGTAAAGAGATTAGCATAAAAAATCTAATTCATTTGATTAGTGAAGTAATTGGTGTTGAAGTTGAAGTGGTAGTTGATGAAAAGCGGATTAGACCAGATAAAAGTGAAGTAATGAGACTGTGCTGCGATAATAGTAAGGCTAAAATTAAGTTAGGATGGTATCCACAGTA
- a CDS encoding acetyltransferase codes for MVKLKDIILVGGGGHAKVIIDIIRSREEFNVIGIIDNDLKKKQIYGIPVVGTDEILEEIFRKKIATNAFVSFDGIKRIEKRGKMFFYLKKIGYEIPILVHEKAIVSDYAEIGEGTCVMAGSIINAGSVIKENCIINTGAIIEHDCYIGFNSHIAPHASLAGGVIIGDHTHIGIGSVVIENVKIGSNVIVGAGAVVTKDVPDNVIVAGIPAKIIRENC; via the coding sequence GTGGTAAAGTTGAAAGATATTATTTTAGTTGGTGGAGGAGGGCATGCTAAAGTAATTATTGATATAATACGAAGTAGAGAAGAATTTAACGTTATAGGAATAATTGATAATGATTTGAAGAAAAAACAGATATATGGCATACCTGTAGTTGGAACTGATGAGATATTAGAAGAAATTTTTAGAAAGAAAATAGCTACAAATGCTTTTGTGAGTTTTGACGGCATAAAACGGATTGAAAAAAGAGGTAAAATGTTTTTTTATCTAAAAAAAATAGGGTATGAAATTCCTATCTTGGTTCATGAAAAGGCAATTGTTTCGGATTATGCAGAAATTGGTGAAGGAACATGTGTTATGGCTGGTTCCATAATTAATGCAGGGAGTGTTATAAAAGAGAATTGTATTATCAATACAGGAGCAATTATAGAACATGATTGTTATATTGGATTTAATAGTCATATAGCTCCACATGCCTCACTAGCTGGCGGTGTAATTATAGGAGACCACACACATATTGGGATAGGTAGCGTAGTAATCGAGAATGTAAAAATAGGAAGCAATGTAATAGTGGGGGCTGGAGCTGTTGTAACTAAGGATGTTCCAGATAATGTAATTGTAGCAGGTATACCTGCAAAAATAATTAGAGAAAATTGTTAA
- the neuC gene encoding UDP-N-acetylglucosamine 2-epimerase codes for MKKRKVLVVTGSRAEYGLLYWTMKEIQNDDFLELQIVVTGSHLVDEFGFTVEQIRNDGFRIDEEIDMLINSSKKSAVAKSMGIELIQLANAFERLKPDILLILGDRYEIFIAATCAMMMNIPIAHINGGEASEGAIDEQIRHAITKMAHIHFVGAEYYKQRILMLGEEPWRIYNVGQPGIENIRRTKLFSREEICRVLGLDEKKKIFLVTYHPVTLEEEDLEKQIDNLLNALNEFDENIVFTYPNADYGYKKIIEKIHNNNKHNFYIFKNLGSQLYLSVLKNADIVIGNSSSGIIEAPYFRVPVVNIGNRQKGRFRHMNIIDVNYEKDNIIEGILKGLSLEFKEMIKEMPFYFGDGNTSIKIKNVLKTIEIDEKLIQKRLCNNKEFL; via the coding sequence TTGAAAAAAAGAAAGGTATTGGTTGTTACAGGTTCACGTGCAGAGTATGGATTACTTTATTGGACTATGAAAGAAATACAGAATGATGATTTTTTAGAGTTACAGATAGTTGTTACTGGAAGTCATTTGGTAGATGAATTTGGTTTTACAGTTGAGCAAATTAGAAACGATGGCTTTAGGATTGACGAAGAGATAGATATGTTGATAAATTCTTCGAAAAAAAGTGCAGTTGCAAAATCGATGGGTATAGAGTTGATTCAATTAGCAAATGCTTTTGAAAGACTGAAACCGGATATTTTGTTAATTCTGGGAGATAGATATGAAATATTTATTGCTGCCACATGTGCAATGATGATGAATATTCCAATTGCTCATATAAATGGAGGGGAAGCAAGTGAAGGAGCAATAGACGAACAAATAAGACATGCTATAACAAAAATGGCTCATATTCACTTTGTTGGTGCTGAATACTACAAGCAAAGAATTTTGATGTTGGGTGAAGAACCCTGGAGGATTTATAATGTTGGGCAACCGGGGATAGAAAATATAAGAAGGACCAAATTATTTTCTCGAGAAGAGATATGCAGAGTTTTAGGATTAGATGAGAAAAAAAAGATATTTTTAGTCACTTATCATCCGGTTACTTTGGAAGAAGAGGATTTAGAAAAACAGATTGATAATTTATTGAATGCATTGAACGAATTTGATGAAAATATTGTGTTCACCTATCCTAATGCGGATTATGGATATAAAAAAATTATTGAGAAAATACATAATAATAACAAACATAATTTCTATATCTTCAAAAATTTAGGAAGCCAATTATACCTTAGTGTTTTAAAAAATGCTGATATAGTTATAGGAAATTCCTCGAGTGGAATAATAGAAGCACCTTATTTTCGGGTTCCTGTTGTTAATATCGGCAATCGTCAAAAAGGTAGGTTTCGTCATATGAATATTATTGACGTAAATTATGAGAAGGATAATATTATTGAAGGCATTTTGAAAGGATTGAGTTTAGAGTTCAAAGAGATGATAAAAGAAATGCCATTTTATTTTGGCGATGGAAATACAAGTATTAAAATCAAAAATGTATTAAAAACTATTGAGATAGATGAAAAGCTGATACAGAAAAGACTGTGCAATAATAAAGAATTCTTATAG
- the neuB gene encoding N-acetylneuraminate synthase, whose translation MNSVFIIAEAGVNHNGSMEIAKRLIDAAKEAGANAIKFQTYKTENLVTKYAEKANYQKVNTGIGTQFEMLKRYELTYKQFEELKKYCDNIGIEFLSTPFDCESAKFLNELGVRLFKVSSGDLTYLPFLEYIAKFKKPIILSTGMSNLGEIEAAINIINQAGCNDITLLHCTSSYPAKVEDVNLKAIITLKEAFKLPVGYSDHTEGIEVAIAAIAIGATIIEKHLTLDKKLEGPDHKASLSPNEFKFMVDCIRNVEKAMGNGIKKCTKSEEEIKVKARRSIVAKRKLLRGEEITFEDIEFKRPAIGLQPNEVYKIIGKKVKEDIEEDEIIKIEKISW comes from the coding sequence ATGAATAGTGTATTCATTATAGCAGAAGCAGGAGTTAATCATAATGGTAGCATGGAGATAGCAAAGAGATTAATTGATGCTGCTAAAGAGGCAGGTGCTAATGCTATTAAATTTCAAACTTATAAGACTGAAAATTTGGTTACAAAATATGCTGAAAAGGCAAACTATCAAAAAGTTAACACCGGTATTGGAACGCAGTTTGAAATGTTAAAAAGATATGAATTGACGTATAAACAGTTTGAAGAGTTAAAGAAGTATTGTGACAATATAGGAATAGAATTTTTATCTACTCCTTTTGATTGTGAAAGCGCAAAGTTTTTAAATGAATTAGGTGTTAGGTTGTTTAAAGTGAGTTCAGGAGACCTTACTTATCTGCCGTTTTTGGAATATATAGCAAAATTTAAAAAACCAATAATTTTATCTACAGGCATGTCGAATTTAGGCGAAATAGAAGCAGCGATTAATATTATAAATCAAGCTGGATGTAATGACATTACATTGTTACATTGCACATCTTCTTATCCAGCAAAAGTTGAAGATGTTAATTTGAAAGCAATCATTACGTTGAAAGAAGCTTTTAAGTTACCAGTGGGTTATTCTGATCACACAGAAGGTATTGAAGTTGCGATAGCTGCCATAGCAATTGGTGCAACTATTATAGAGAAACATTTAACACTTGATAAAAAATTAGAAGGACCAGATCACAAAGCTTCTCTGTCTCCGAATGAATTTAAGTTTATGGTAGATTGTATCAGAAATGTAGAAAAGGCTATGGGTAATGGTATTAAGAAGTGCACCAAATCGGAAGAAGAAATAAAGGTAAAGGCAAGGCGAAGCATTGTAGCAAAAAGAAAGTTATTAAGAGGAGAGGAAATAACTTTTGAAGATATTGAATTTAAAAGGCCAGCTATTGGTTTGCAGCCTAACGAAGTTTATAAGATTATAGGCAAAAAAGTAAAAGAGGATATAGAAGAAGATGAGATAATAAAGATTGAAAAGATAAGTTGGTGA
- a CDS encoding acylneuraminate cytidylyltransferase family protein — protein MKKVIENEEIVAIIPARGGSKGIKNKNIKLLAEKPLISYTIEEACKSKYIDRVIVSTDDEKIVEVSLKYGAEVPFLRPKELAQDDTPGIEVILHAIKWLEEKENYKPKYVMCLQCTSPLRRVHHIDKAIEMIKEKQAPALVSVCESEVNPYWMKVMDENNRLIDFIKTNVNFYRRQDLPTIFRLNGAIYIAEREILLERKTWFLEETIGYIMDRYSSIDIDDIVDFQFAEFLIKKGISQNE, from the coding sequence GTGAAAAAAGTGATAGAGAATGAAGAGATTGTAGCCATTATTCCAGCTCGAGGAGGTTCAAAAGGGATAAAAAATAAAAATATCAAATTGTTAGCAGAAAAGCCTCTCATTAGTTATACTATAGAGGAAGCATGTAAGAGTAAATATATTGATAGGGTTATAGTTTCAACAGATGATGAAAAGATTGTGGAAGTTAGTTTAAAATATGGTGCTGAGGTGCCGTTTCTGAGACCTAAGGAACTTGCACAGGATGATACACCAGGGATTGAAGTAATATTGCATGCCATAAAATGGTTAGAAGAGAAAGAAAATTATAAGCCCAAGTATGTTATGTGTTTGCAATGTACATCACCATTGAGGAGAGTGCATCACATTGACAAAGCTATTGAAATGATAAAAGAAAAGCAAGCTCCGGCTTTAGTAAGTGTGTGTGAGAGCGAGGTTAATCCTTATTGGATGAAGGTTATGGATGAAAATAACAGACTCATAGATTTTATAAAAACCAATGTTAACTTCTATAGAAGACAAGATTTACCAACAATATTTAGGTTAAATGGTGCTATATATATAGCAGAAAGAGAAATATTGCTTGAAAGGAAGACATGGTTTTTAGAAGAAACTATAGGGTATATAATGGATAGATATTCTTCTATTGATATTGATGATATAGTGGATTTCCAATTTGCCGAGTTTTTGATTAAAAAGGGGATAAGTCAGAATGAATAG
- a CDS encoding nucleotidyltransferase family protein encodes MNVKVKNISVDRGIKIIEALKILNDTGKGILLVIDENEKLIGTLTDGDIRRALLKGYKLEDKIEEIVHYNPVVASKELNNEELKELFIKKAVKQIPIVDEESRVVDLISIEEILIPKGKENIVFILAGGKGTRLRELTKEIPKPMLKVGNEPLLHHIINSFKQYGFYRFIISVNYKSEIIENYFQNGYLHGVKIDYIKETKPLGTAGSIRLAKELIDGPFYVVNGDVYTTLNFERMLNYHLEQGFDITVGVKNFQYQIPYGVVESKDKEIIDIVEKPIINYLINAGIYCLNPNVIDFIPFDEYFEITDLIKRCILGGKRVGYYEINEYWVDIGQVEDYYKINEDFKSNKVGEKSDRE; translated from the coding sequence ATGAATGTAAAGGTAAAAAATATCTCAGTAGATAGAGGCATAAAAATAATTGAAGCATTGAAGATATTAAATGATACAGGAAAAGGTATTTTATTAGTAATAGATGAAAATGAAAAATTAATAGGGACTTTGACAGACGGTGATATTAGAAGGGCATTATTGAAAGGTTACAAGTTAGAAGATAAGATAGAAGAGATTGTCCACTACAATCCTGTTGTTGCCTCTAAGGAATTAAATAATGAGGAATTGAAAGAATTATTTATAAAAAAAGCTGTAAAGCAAATCCCTATTGTTGATGAAGAGTCTCGAGTTGTAGACCTAATTTCAATTGAAGAAATATTGATTCCAAAAGGGAAAGAAAACATAGTGTTTATTTTAGCAGGTGGGAAAGGAACAAGATTAAGAGAATTGACAAAAGAAATTCCTAAACCCATGCTAAAAGTTGGTAATGAACCTCTTCTCCATCATATTATTAATAGTTTTAAGCAATATGGGTTTTATAGATTTATAATATCGGTGAATTATAAGTCGGAAATAATTGAAAATTATTTCCAAAATGGATATTTGCATGGAGTTAAAATTGATTATATAAAAGAGACAAAACCATTAGGGACAGCTGGGAGTATAAGATTGGCAAAGGAGCTTATCGATGGACCTTTTTATGTTGTTAATGGTGATGTATATACTACACTCAATTTTGAAAGAATGTTAAATTATCATTTAGAACAAGGCTTTGATATAACAGTAGGTGTGAAGAATTTTCAATATCAAATTCCTTATGGTGTAGTAGAAAGTAAGGATAAAGAAATTATAGATATAGTTGAGAAGCCAATTATTAATTACTTAATTAACGCTGGTATCTACTGTTTAAATCCAAATGTGATTGATTTTATACCTTTTGATGAATATTTTGAAATAACTGATTTAATCAAAAGATGCATATTAGGAGGCAAAAGAGTTGGATATTATGAAATTAATGAATATTGGGTAGACATAGGTCAAGTAGAAGATTATTATAAAATAAATGAAGACTTTAAAAGTAATAAAGTAGGTGAAAAAAGTGATAGAGAATGA
- a CDS encoding transposase, with the protein MTKNIKAQNKKFLKLLFVIKKVTEVLSRKIKQNRRGRPRKFNLFQIIACLVYKVKKGIKSFRELEYRINQDTEFKQVVGIEESPDYSYFAKLSRKIEKEYMQDIKDILIAKIEPDMSIAIVDSTPLRSAKNDSEAKIGIHITIGFFRGYKLHLLCTGKEEVIPLFWILTGANEHDSRQEELLYRAWGFGCEIVLADAGYDCSRWFNIANELKVKFVAGINKRNMKDKNNVKNVFRSKNIRFLETEEGKKLYKQRTKIERLFSKLKGEYNLENVRLKGFRNYKRYIDWILITFLFEQLLRKLEGKKFSFAYEWNQ; encoded by the coding sequence ATGACTAAGAATATTAAAGCACAAAATAAGAAATTTTTAAAGCTGCTTTTTGTAATAAAAAAGGTTACTGAAGTTTTATCGAGGAAGATAAAGCAAAATAGAAGGGGACGACCGAGGAAATTTAATCTGTTTCAGATAATAGCTTGTTTGGTTTATAAAGTTAAAAAGGGGATAAAGAGTTTCAGAGAATTAGAATATCGAATAAATCAAGACACAGAGTTTAAGCAAGTAGTAGGTATAGAAGAAAGTCCGGACTATTCATATTTTGCAAAGTTGTCAAGAAAAATAGAAAAAGAATACATGCAAGATATAAAAGACATATTAATAGCTAAGATAGAACCTGATATGAGTATAGCGATAGTAGACTCTACGCCGCTGAGAAGTGCCAAAAATGATTCAGAAGCAAAAATAGGTATACATATTACAATAGGATTTTTCAGGGGATACAAATTACATCTTTTGTGTACAGGTAAAGAAGAAGTAATACCACTTTTCTGGATTTTAACAGGGGCAAATGAACATGACTCAAGACAAGAAGAGCTTTTGTATAGGGCATGGGGCTTTGGCTGTGAGATTGTATTAGCAGATGCGGGATACGATTGTAGCAGATGGTTTAATATAGCAAATGAGCTTAAAGTTAAATTTGTTGCTGGGATAAACAAAAGAAACATGAAAGATAAAAACAATGTTAAGAATGTTTTTAGAAGCAAGAACATAAGATTTTTAGAAACTGAAGAGGGTAAAAAGCTATACAAGCAGAGAACAAAGATTGAAAGACTATTTAGCAAATTAAAAGGTGAATATAATCTTGAGAATGTGAGGCTCAAGGGATTTAGAAATTATAAAAGGTATATTGATTGGATACTAATTACTTTTCTATTTGAGCAACTTCTTAGAAAGTTAGAAGGTAAGAAGTTTTCTTTCGCTTATGAATGGAATCAATAA
- a CDS encoding motility associated factor glycosyltransferase family protein → MTLLDYNLQYLKNVHKEIYDLIMKINHNGIMASSTTVEKAKNGDLTLKYYDGSNFYYIHSNYNPRKEAEKFIAQNIVNNIEYYIVFGFGLGYHVVELLKYEFVKNVFIFEFNNEIFLNALKSIKIASILEDDRVRFFLIESIEFFNRCLQNILNSIPIDNYKIIYHEPLIKSIPPKMKKIKDLLLEFKILDSAFNNNENYYILKDNFENNILTYDKPINELFNCYRNVPAIIIAAGPSLEENIERIRKLRSDVIIIVVSRVSKYLLQNRIIPDYIVVSDPFPIVQEHLTNISSKVNIPLIALSTAYKGVINEWSSTKYLAFQKNFNLAEEYAKGNSLETLEVGGSVSTLAVEVAIKFGCNPIIFVGLDLAFTGNKVHAFEGSVIHDYNYLIETTNYLGEKIYTNHSLNIFKRWIERKIENNKHITFINTSRLLNKKYYQQYIK, encoded by the coding sequence ATGACATTGCTTGACTATAATTTACAATATTTAAAAAATGTACATAAAGAAATTTACGATTTAATAATGAAAATAAATCATAATGGAATTATGGCAAGTAGCACTACTGTTGAAAAGGCAAAAAATGGAGACTTAACTCTGAAATATTATGATGGGAGTAATTTTTATTATATCCATAGCAATTATAACCCTCGTAAAGAAGCAGAAAAGTTTATAGCACAAAATATTGTTAATAATATCGAATATTATATAGTATTTGGATTTGGATTAGGTTATCATGTGGTAGAACTTCTAAAATATGAATTTGTGAAGAATGTTTTTATATTCGAGTTTAATAATGAGATTTTCTTAAATGCTTTGAAATCAATAAAAATTGCTTCTATTTTGGAAGATGACAGAGTACGTTTTTTCTTGATTGAAAGCATAGAGTTCTTTAATAGGTGCTTGCAAAACATATTAAATAGTATACCAATAGATAATTACAAAATAATTTATCATGAACCTTTAATCAAATCTATACCACCAAAGATGAAAAAAATAAAAGATCTGCTATTAGAATTTAAAATATTAGATTCAGCTTTTAATAACAATGAAAATTATTATATTCTCAAAGATAATTTTGAAAATAATATTCTGACTTATGATAAACCAATTAATGAACTTTTTAATTGCTATAGGAATGTACCTGCAATAATAATTGCCGCTGGACCATCACTAGAAGAAAATATTGAAAGAATTAGAAAATTAAGAAGTGATGTAATAATAATTGTAGTTTCAAGGGTTTCAAAATATCTACTACAAAATAGAATAATTCCAGATTACATTGTGGTAAGTGATCCGTTTCCAATTGTCCAAGAACATTTAACCAATATAAGTAGCAAAGTCAATATTCCACTTATAGCTCTTTCAACTGCGTATAAAGGAGTTATAAATGAATGGAGTAGTACTAAATACCTTGCATTCCAAAAAAATTTTAATTTAGCTGAAGAATATGCTAAAGGAAATTCATTAGAAACATTAGAAGTGGGAGGTTCGGTTTCTACATTAGCGGTTGAAGTAGCAATTAAATTTGGATGTAATCCTATAATATTTGTAGGATTGGATTTGGCATTTACTGGCAATAAAGTACATGCTTTTGAAGGTTCTGTGATTCACGATTATAATTACTTAATAGAAACAACAAATTATTTAGGTGAAAAAATTTATACAAATCATAGTTTAAACATATTTAAAAGGTGGATAGAAAGAAAAATAGAAAATAACAAGCATATAACTTTTATTAATACATCTAGGTTGTTGAATAAAAAATATTACCAACAATACATAAAATAA
- a CDS encoding flagellin N-terminal helical domain-containing protein — protein sequence MRINNNIMAMNTYRQMGINNTQLAKSVEKLSSGLRINRAGDDAAGLSISEKMRAQIRGLQQASRNAQDGISLIQTAEGALNEVHSILQRMRELAVQAANDTNVSVDRKALDDEFQQLISEIQRIALNTQFNEQNIIKSNFAAKIQVGANASQVITLSWKMQSAGALGEDGVNLKGLMLTNQTKANSAITVVNNAIVSVSKSRSKMGALQNRLEHTIANLDNAAENLQAAESRIRDVDMAREMMNFTKLNILNQAATAMLAQANQLPQAVLQLLR from the coding sequence ATGCGTATTAATAATAACATTATGGCTATGAACACTTACAGACAGATGGGAATTAACAATACTCAGTTGGCTAAATCAGTTGAAAAATTGTCATCAGGTTTGAGAATCAACAGAGCAGGCGATGACGCAGCAGGTCTTTCAATTTCTGAAAAGATGAGAGCTCAGATTAGAGGTTTGCAGCAAGCATCTAGAAATGCACAAGATGGTATTTCATTAATTCAGACAGCAGAAGGAGCTTTAAATGAAGTTCACTCAATACTTCAAAGAATGAGAGAGCTTGCAGTACAGGCAGCAAATGACACAAATGTTTCCGTTGATAGAAAAGCTTTAGATGATGAATTTCAGCAGCTTATATCTGAAATTCAAAGAATTGCTCTTAATACGCAATTTAATGAGCAAAACATTATCAAGTCGAACTTTGCGGCAAAAATTCAAGTTGGTGCTAATGCAAGTCAAGTCATTACTCTGAGTTGGAAAATGCAATCTGCAGGTGCTTTGGGTGAAGATGGTGTTAACCTTAAAGGCCTTATGTTAACTAATCAAACAAAAGCTAATAGTGCTATTACAGTAGTGAATAACGCCATTGTTTCAGTTTCTAAATCTCGTTCAAAAATGGGTGCTTTACAGAACAGACTTGAACATACAATTGCAAACTTGGATAATGCGGCTGAAAACTTGCAAGCAGCAGAGTCAAGAATTAGAGATGTTGATATGGCGAGAGAAATGATGAACTTTACAAAGCTGAATATATTGAATCAGGCTGCGACAGCTATGCTTGCACAAGCAAATCAACTTCCACAGGCTGTTTTGCAGTTACTCAGATAG